In the Nitratiruptor sp. YY09-18 genome, CAATATTAAAACCAAAAGGCTCTCTCATATTTTGCTATGATGCGAAGCAGATTCAAGATATAATTACGAAGTTAACTTACTATAAGTTTAACCTAGAAGTGATGCAGCTTGTCCATCCTCATAAAGACAAAGATGCAACACTTGTGATGATAAAAGCAAAGAAAAGCTCAAAGAGTTTAACAAAAATTTTGGCTCCACTCATAGTCTTTGAAAATGGGGAGTACAGGCCAAGCACACATGCAATATTTAAAAGAGTAGGGGTGCACAGTATAAAATGCAAAGTCTGATAAAAAAAGAGGGGTTTACTTTCGCATTTGACCAAAATGCATGCGCTAGTTGTAATGGTGCATGTTGCAGAGGCGAGAGCGGCTATATCTGGGTGAGTAAAGAGGAAATAGAGAAGATTGCAGATTTTCTTGAAATTTCATCAGATGAATTTATCACAAATTATCTCAAAAAAGAAGGGTATCGCTACTCGATCAAAGAGATAAAAGTGCAGCAAGAGTATATATGTATTTTCTTTGATGAAAAAAGTGGCTGCACTATCTATCCCGTTCGCCCAAAACAGTGTAGAGATTTTCCTTTTTGGGACCGTTATAAAAATGGAAAAAATTTAAAAGAGGTTTGTAAAGAATGTATAGGTATTGTTTTATAGTTTTTTTACTCATTTTTCTTGGAGGAT is a window encoding:
- a CDS encoding YkgJ family cysteine cluster protein, translating into MQSLIKKEGFTFAFDQNACASCNGACCRGESGYIWVSKEEIEKIADFLEISSDEFITNYLKKEGYRYSIKEIKVQQEYICIFFDEKSGCTIYPVRPKQCRDFPFWDRYKNGKNLKEVCKECIGIVL